The genomic window TTAAACCGATTAACTTTGATTCTATTGATGTGGTGTCCGGTGCTGGAGTTGAAGGAGAAACAAATGGTCATCGCTATGAATTAATCAGTCAAAAAGCATTTGGACAGAAGATTGAATTTGATGTTCCAAAAGGAGCTACAGTTAGTTATTTAGTTGAAGAAGGAAAAGTAATTGGCGCGGTTGCTTTAGGTGATGAATTAAAAGCAACTAGTAAAGAGCTGATGAACGTATTGAAGTCTCAAGGAATCAAGCCTATTATGGCAACTGGGGATAATGAAAAAGCAGCTAAAGGTGTTGCAGAAGAATTAGGGATTGAATATAGAGCGAATCAATCTCCACAAGACAAGTACGATTTAGTAGAATCATTAAAAAATGAAGGGAAAACTGTCATCATGGTGGGAGATGGAGTAAACGACGCGCCTTCTCTTGCTTTAGCGGATGTCGGAGTAGCTATAGGAGCAGGGACACAAGTAGCGCTAGATTCAGCTGATGTTATTTTAACGCAATCTGATCCAGGTGATATTGAATCCTTTATCGAGTTAGCTAATAAAACAACACGTAAGATGAGACAAAACTTAATCTGGGGAGCTGGTTATAACTTTATTGCGATCCCGATAGCTGCGGGGATCTTAGCTCCAATCGGGATCACCTTAGCTCCAGCTTTAGGAGCTGTGCTAATGTCAGTTTCAACTGTCATCGTAGCCATCAATGCAATGACTTTAAAATTGAAAAGCTAACAAAATATGAAATATAAGCTTAAGAAAAATTACAGGCAATGTATTTTTTGAAATTTTAATATTCTTTAAATATAGGAATACATTGCTTGTTAATTAATTGGATTTTTTATGGACCACTCTAATATTAATAACAGATTTTTTTGAAAAAAACCTATTTGATGGATCTATTTTAGTTGCAACGGATACTATTAACGTACTTTATTTATTGAATAGATACAAAGGGAGGATGTAATATTTATGACAATAAAAGTGGCAATTAACGGATTTGGTCGTATTGGTCGGTTAGCTTACCGTAGAATCAAAGAATTAAATAGTACAGAATTAGAGGTTGTAGCAGTTAATGATTTAGTTGATAATGAAGACTTAGCTTACTTGCTAAAATATGATACTGCTCATGGTAGGCTTCCTTATACCGTAGAAGTTAAAGAGAACTCTCTTTTTGTTGATGGCGAAGAGGTTAAAGTATATAAAGAAGCAGACGCTAGCAAACTACCATGGGGCGAGCTAGACATTGATATTGTACTTGAGTGTACCGGATTCTATGTGTCTTCAGAAAAATCTAACGCTCATTTAGAGGCAGGAGCTAAAAAAGTAATGATTTCTGCTCCTCCTAAAGATGATAGTACAAAAATTGGTGTATACGGAGTTAATGAAAAAACATTGACTAAGGATGACCGTATCGTTTCTGCTGCTTCCTGTACAACGAATGCACTAGCATTGATGACAAAAGTATTAGTCGATGAATTTGGTATTCAAAGAGGACTAATGACAGGTTCGCGTTCATACACTGCCACACAATCTCTTCAAGATGCTCCTGGCGGCCGCAAGAAACGTGCAGGCGCACAAAATGTTATCCCAGCAACAACTGGTGCTGCTAAAGCATTAGGTAAGGTTATTCCGAAAGTAAATGGAATAATAACAGGGACGTCAACTCGTGTTCCAGTTATAACAGCAGGTTTCGTCGAACTTTACTCAGTACTCGATCAGGAGGTAACGATTGATAAGATAAATAAAGCTATGAAAGCAGCTTCGAATGAGGCCTATGGTTATACTCAAGATGAGGTGGTATCTTCGGATATAATTGGTGATACTCATGGTTCTACTTTTGATTCAACGTTAACTGAAGTAATGGATGCGA from Carnobacterium iners includes these protein-coding regions:
- the gap gene encoding type I glyceraldehyde-3-phosphate dehydrogenase, whose amino-acid sequence is MTIKVAINGFGRIGRLAYRRIKELNSTELEVVAVNDLVDNEDLAYLLKYDTAHGRLPYTVEVKENSLFVDGEEVKVYKEADASKLPWGELDIDIVLECTGFYVSSEKSNAHLEAGAKKVMISAPPKDDSTKIGVYGVNEKTLTKDDRIVSAASCTTNALALMTKVLVDEFGIQRGLMTGSRSYTATQSLQDAPGGRKKRAGAQNVIPATTGAAKALGKVIPKVNGIITGTSTRVPVITAGFVELYSVLDQEVTIDKINKAMKAASNEAYGYTQDEVVSSDIIGDTHGSTFDSTLTEVMDANGGQLVKTVAWYDNEYGFVSNMIRLLEYFANLN